In Streptomyces sp. NBC_00569, a single genomic region encodes these proteins:
- a CDS encoding RNA polymerase sigma factor produces the protein MTTDIPAWTQTADDRWQHMWGHREQLLKVARRRSMSPEDAEDAVHEAMLRAAERPELDDERLGAWLTTVTMRLCVDRYRQVNREAEVHGSPTLAMPGPVPIEDAVCDRAEARWLAVQSGELPARQAEALRLKSEDLDVGQVAVRMGLSYRTVESLLARARRTLRDSLAGTLGFALFLWGHGKLRAGGHAQAVAVTSTACTLVVAGCVLPYVHYGNGQGAASGPSVSRRAQAPTPTVRPDGGGRAATPNALDLPAAPATPTPGGHSRLPSLLPLPLSVSVPSLPDAPLSPVPSVPDVPDLPRVSDLPSVPALPGLPAAPTVPPTVPALLEAPATPSAPATLP, from the coding sequence ATGACGACGGACATACCTGCTTGGACGCAAACGGCCGACGATCGTTGGCAGCACATGTGGGGCCACCGCGAGCAACTGCTCAAGGTTGCCCGGCGCAGGTCGATGAGCCCGGAGGACGCCGAGGACGCGGTGCACGAGGCGATGCTGCGCGCCGCGGAGCGCCCTGAGCTGGACGACGAGCGCCTCGGCGCCTGGCTGACGACCGTGACCATGCGGCTGTGCGTCGACCGGTACCGCCAGGTCAACCGTGAGGCCGAGGTACACGGCAGCCCCACACTCGCCATGCCGGGTCCGGTGCCCATCGAGGACGCGGTGTGCGACCGGGCCGAGGCCAGGTGGCTGGCCGTGCAGAGCGGGGAGCTGCCCGCTCGCCAGGCCGAAGCACTCCGGTTGAAGTCCGAGGACCTCGATGTCGGCCAGGTCGCCGTTCGCATGGGGCTGAGTTATCGGACGGTCGAGTCGCTGCTCGCCCGGGCCCGGCGCACGCTGCGCGACTCGCTGGCCGGAACGCTGGGCTTCGCCCTGTTCCTGTGGGGGCACGGCAAGTTGCGCGCGGGCGGTCACGCGCAGGCCGTGGCGGTGACCTCGACTGCCTGCACCCTGGTGGTGGCGGGGTGCGTGCTGCCGTACGTCCACTACGGGAACGGGCAGGGCGCGGCTTCCGGTCCCTCCGTGTCCCGTAGGGCCCAGGCGCCCACGCCGACCGTCCGGCCCGATGGCGGCGGCCGGGCCGCGACCCCGAACGCCCTTGATCTGCCGGCCGCCCCGGCGACGCCGACGCCCGGCGGTCATAGCCGGTTGCCGTCGTTGCTGCCGCTGCCGCTGTCGGTGTCGGTGCCATCGCTGCCGGACGCCCCACTGTCACCGGTGCCGTCCGTCCCCGATGTCCCCGACCTCCCCCGCGTGTCCGACCTGCCGAGTGTGCCCGCTCTTCCCGGCCTGCCGGCCGCGCCCACGGTCCCCCCGACGGTTCCGGCCCTCCTGGAGGCTCCCGCCACGCCCTCCGCCCCCGCCACGCTGCCGTAG
- a CDS encoding ABC transporter ATP-binding protein, translated as MGVEICVEGLTKSFGRQVIWQDVSLTLPAGEVSVMLGPSGTGKSVFLKTLVGLLKPDRGSVKVAGRDITKLREHELYEVRKLFGVLFQDGALFGSMSLYDNIAFPLREHTRKSESQIRRIVLGKMDMVGLIGSEDKLPGEISGGMRKRAGLARALVLDPEIILFDEPDSGLDPVRVAYLNQLIVDLNAQIDATFLIVTHDIASARQVPDNIGLLFRRELVMFGPREELLRSDEPVVQQFLNGRMQGPIGMAEEKDAAQVEQELARLGDLDRKARHVGNDMTPRLLPGPDITRPPRWEAIARREAELHRKEVADA; from the coding sequence ATGGGTGTCGAGATCTGTGTCGAAGGGCTGACCAAGTCCTTCGGTCGCCAGGTCATCTGGCAGGACGTCTCGCTGACGCTGCCCGCCGGGGAGGTCTCGGTCATGCTCGGCCCCTCGGGCACGGGCAAGTCGGTGTTCCTCAAGACGCTCGTCGGACTCCTGAAACCGGACCGGGGTTCCGTGAAAGTCGCAGGACGGGACATCACGAAACTGCGCGAGCACGAGCTGTACGAGGTGCGCAAACTCTTCGGCGTGCTGTTCCAGGACGGCGCGCTGTTCGGCTCGATGAGCCTGTACGACAACATCGCCTTCCCGCTGCGCGAGCACACCCGCAAGTCCGAGAGCCAGATCCGGCGCATCGTGCTGGGGAAGATGGACATGGTCGGGCTGATCGGCTCCGAGGACAAGCTGCCCGGCGAGATCTCCGGCGGCATGCGGAAACGGGCCGGCCTCGCCCGGGCCCTGGTCCTCGACCCGGAGATCATCCTCTTCGACGAACCAGACTCCGGCCTCGACCCGGTGCGCGTCGCCTATCTCAACCAGCTGATCGTCGACCTCAACGCACAGATCGACGCGACCTTCCTGATCGTCACGCACGACATCGCCTCGGCCCGCCAGGTGCCGGACAACATCGGCCTGCTGTTCCGGCGTGAACTGGTCATGTTCGGGCCCCGCGAGGAGCTGCTGAGGAGCGATGAGCCCGTCGTACAGCAGTTCCTGAACGGCCGGATGCAGGGCCCCATCGGGATGGCCGAGGAGAAGGACGCCGCCCAGGTCGAGCAGGAGCTGGCGCGGCTCGGCGACCTGGACCGCAAAGCCCGCCATGTCGGCAACGACATGACGCCGCGGCTGCTGCCGGGCCCCGACATCACCCGCCCGCCCCGCTGGGAGGCGATCGCGCGGCGCGAGGCCGAGCTGCACCGCAAGGAGGTGGCGGACGCATGA
- a CDS encoding MlaE family ABC transporter permease, whose amino-acid sequence MSLSPTGALRQSGNLFAMALDVVRTMPRRPFQAREFIQQSWFIASVTILPTALVSIPFGAVIALQIGSLTRQLGAQSFSGAASVLAVLREASPIVTALLIAGAGGTAICADLGARKIREEIDAMQVLGIDPIHRLVVPRVLASMVVAVLLNGLVSVVGVAGGYFFNVVLQNGTPGAYLASFTTLAQLSDLWAAEIKALVFGAIAAIVASYKGLTAKGGPKGVGDAVNQSVVITFMLLFVTNFVMTAVYFQVVPQRG is encoded by the coding sequence ATGAGCCTGTCACCGACCGGGGCGCTCAGGCAGTCGGGGAACCTCTTCGCGATGGCGCTGGACGTCGTCCGGACCATGCCCCGACGGCCCTTCCAGGCCCGGGAGTTCATTCAGCAGTCCTGGTTCATCGCAAGCGTCACGATCCTGCCGACGGCTCTCGTGTCGATCCCCTTCGGTGCGGTCATCGCGCTGCAGATCGGCAGCCTGACGCGGCAGCTCGGCGCCCAGTCCTTCTCCGGGGCAGCCTCGGTCCTCGCGGTGCTGCGGGAAGCCTCGCCGATCGTCACCGCGCTGCTGATCGCGGGCGCCGGCGGCACGGCGATCTGCGCGGACCTCGGGGCGCGGAAGATCCGCGAGGAGATCGACGCGATGCAGGTGCTCGGCATCGACCCCATCCACCGCCTCGTCGTCCCGCGGGTCCTGGCATCAATGGTGGTGGCGGTTTTGCTCAACGGCTTGGTGTCGGTGGTCGGCGTGGCGGGCGGCTACTTCTTCAACGTCGTCCTGCAGAACGGCACACCGGGCGCCTATCTGGCCTCTTTCACCACGCTCGCCCAGCTCTCCGACCTGTGGGCGGCCGAGATCAAGGCGCTGGTGTTCGGCGCGATCGCCGCGATCGTCGCCTCGTACAAGGGACTTACGGCGAAAGGCGGCCCCAAGGGGGTGGGTGACGCCGTGAACCAGTCGGTGGTGATCACCTTCATGTTGCTGTTCGTGACGAACTTCGTGATGACCGCGGTGTACTTCCAAGTCGTCCCGCAGAGGGGTTAG
- a CDS encoding MlaE family ABC transporter permease produces the protein MRLLQRPLRSLEDLGAQLSFYGRSLAWTGRTLRRYKKEILRLLAEVSFGRGALAVVGGTVGVIAFLSFFTGTEVGLQGYAALNQLGTSNFVAFLSAYFNTREIAPLVAGLALSATVGAGFTAQLGAMRISEETDALEVMGVPSLPFLVTTRMIAGFVAVIPLYVVGLLSSYFAARTITTGYYGQSAGTYDHYFQQYLPPVDVLWSFGKVLVFAVLIILVHCFYGYYASGGPAGVGVAVGRAVRTSIVAINVLDFFLSLAIWGANTTVRIAG, from the coding sequence ATGCGACTTCTCCAGCGGCCCTTGCGCTCTCTCGAAGATCTCGGCGCCCAACTGTCTTTCTACGGACGTTCGTTGGCGTGGACGGGCCGTACCCTGCGCCGCTACAAGAAGGAGATCCTGCGGCTGCTCGCCGAGGTGAGCTTCGGGCGCGGGGCGCTAGCCGTCGTCGGCGGCACGGTCGGTGTCATCGCCTTCCTGTCGTTCTTCACCGGCACGGAGGTGGGCCTGCAGGGGTACGCCGCGCTCAACCAGCTCGGCACCTCCAACTTCGTGGCGTTCCTCTCGGCGTATTTCAACACCCGCGAGATCGCCCCGCTGGTGGCCGGGCTCGCCCTGTCCGCGACGGTCGGCGCCGGGTTCACGGCGCAGCTCGGCGCGATGCGGATCAGCGAGGAGACCGACGCCCTCGAAGTCATGGGGGTCCCCTCGCTGCCGTTCCTGGTGACCACCCGGATGATCGCCGGTTTCGTCGCGGTGATCCCGCTGTACGTGGTCGGGCTGCTGTCGTCGTACTTTGCCGCCCGCACCATCACCACGGGCTATTACGGGCAGTCGGCGGGCACCTACGACCACTACTTCCAGCAGTACCTGCCGCCGGTCGACGTGCTGTGGTCCTTCGGCAAGGTGCTCGTCTTCGCCGTCCTGATCATCCTGGTGCACTGCTTCTACGGCTACTACGCGAGCGGCGGCCCCGCGGGCGTCGGCGTCGCCGTGGGCCGTGCCGTGCGCACGTCGATCGTCGCGATCAACGTCCTGGACTTCTTCCTGTCGCTCGCCATCTGGGGAGCCAACACGACCGTACGGATTGCGGGGTGA